A part of Syngnathus acus chromosome 20, fSynAcu1.2, whole genome shotgun sequence genomic DNA contains:
- the xrcc2 gene encoding DNA repair protein XRCC2 isoform X1: MAAKVFVTSNLASSHHTQDPDPVRWWSCTGRRGRVSRDRPLSETFSPNAGRRTGKTELLYHFLCRAVLPADAGGLQLEVLFVDTDYSLDVLRLVGILDARLGGAGSSSRPRQPAEARVRECLSRLLVAHCNSSRQLLATLHALEARLASRPGLAFILLDSASAFYWPDRGEGGASVSKQEEKLSKCSQLLGALLRDYRISVFASCHSNQRRCSHTSSSFSHLCRLWQRLVTHRMLCSRQEVAPAGGGPRAHMFSVHCTSSSSGSKAHRSCSFRVGDGGLEFV; the protein is encoded by the exons ATGGCCGCCAAAGTGTTCGTGACATCGAACCTCGCCTCTTCCCACCACACGCAGGACCCGGACCCG GTGCGTTGGTGGAGCTGTACGGGACGGAGGGGACGGGTGAGTCGAGACCGCCCCTTGTCTGAGACATTCTCTCCTAACGCTGGCAGGCGCACAGGTAAGACGGAACTGCTCTACCACTTCCTGTGCCGTGCCGTACTCCCCGCCGATGCCGGCGGCCTGCAGCTGGAGGTGCTTTTCGTCGACACCGACTACAGTCTGGACGTGTTGAGGCTCGTCGGCATCCTGGACGCCAGGCTGGGGGGTG CGGGGTCGTCGAGCCGGCCGCGGCAGCCCGCAGAGGCACGCGTGCGTGAATGCCTGTCCCGGCTGCTGGTGGCGCACTGCAATTCTTCGCGGCAGCTGCTGGCCACCCTGCACGCGCTGGAGGCCCGCTTGGCGTCTCGGCCCGGCCTGGCGTTCATCCTTCTGGACAGCGCCTCGGCGTTCTATTGGCCGGACCGCGGTGAGGGCGGAGCCAGCGTGTCCAAGCAGGAAGAGAAGCTGAGCAAATGTTCGCAGCTCTTGGGCGCTTTGCTCAG GGATTACCGGATCAGCGTGTTTGCTTCCTGCCACTCCAACCAGAGGCGCTGTAGCCACACCTCCTCCTCATTCTCCCACCTGTGTCGCCTTTGGCAACGGCTGGTCACTCACCGCATGTTGTGCTCCAGACAGGAAGTTGCCCCGGCGGGAGGCGGCCCCAGAGCTCACATGTTCAGCGTGCATTGCACGTCCTCGTCGTCCGGTAGCAAAGCTCACAGGAGCTGCTCCTTCCGCGTCGGGGATGGCGGCCTGGAATTTGTCTGA
- the xrcc2 gene encoding DNA repair protein XRCC2 isoform X2 has protein sequence MTESGAQLFARLDGRQSVRDIEPRLFPPHAGPGPGALVELYGTEGTGKTELLYHFLCRAVLPADAGGLQLEVLFVDTDYSLDVLRLVGILDARLGGAGSSSRPRQPAEARVRECLSRLLVAHCNSSRQLLATLHALEARLASRPGLAFILLDSASAFYWPDRGEGGASVSKQEEKLSKCSQLLGALLRDYRISVFASCHSNQRRCSHTSSSFSHLCRLWQRLVTHRMLCSRQEVAPAGGGPRAHMFSVHCTSSSSGSKAHRSCSFRVGDGGLEFV, from the exons ATGACTGAAAGTGGCGCGCAG CTCTTCGCTCGTCTTGATGGCCGCCAAAGTGTTCGTGACATCGAACCTCGCCTCTTCCCACCACACGCAGGACCCGGACCCG GTGCGTTGGTGGAGCTGTACGGGACGGAGGGGACGG GTAAGACGGAACTGCTCTACCACTTCCTGTGCCGTGCCGTACTCCCCGCCGATGCCGGCGGCCTGCAGCTGGAGGTGCTTTTCGTCGACACCGACTACAGTCTGGACGTGTTGAGGCTCGTCGGCATCCTGGACGCCAGGCTGGGGGGTG CGGGGTCGTCGAGCCGGCCGCGGCAGCCCGCAGAGGCACGCGTGCGTGAATGCCTGTCCCGGCTGCTGGTGGCGCACTGCAATTCTTCGCGGCAGCTGCTGGCCACCCTGCACGCGCTGGAGGCCCGCTTGGCGTCTCGGCCCGGCCTGGCGTTCATCCTTCTGGACAGCGCCTCGGCGTTCTATTGGCCGGACCGCGGTGAGGGCGGAGCCAGCGTGTCCAAGCAGGAAGAGAAGCTGAGCAAATGTTCGCAGCTCTTGGGCGCTTTGCTCAG GGATTACCGGATCAGCGTGTTTGCTTCCTGCCACTCCAACCAGAGGCGCTGTAGCCACACCTCCTCCTCATTCTCCCACCTGTGTCGCCTTTGGCAACGGCTGGTCACTCACCGCATGTTGTGCTCCAGACAGGAAGTTGCCCCGGCGGGAGGCGGCCCCAGAGCTCACATGTTCAGCGTGCATTGCACGTCCTCGTCGTCCGGTAGCAAAGCTCACAGGAGCTGCTCCTTCCGCGTCGGGGATGGCGGCCTGGAATTTGTCTGA